A stretch of Streptomyces vietnamensis DNA encodes these proteins:
- a CDS encoding phosphoglycerate kinase, translating into MKTIDELLEEGVEGKRVFVRADLNVPLDGTTITDDGRIRAVVPTVKALADAGARVVVASHLGRPKGAPDPAFSLAPAAARLGELLGAEVAFATDTVGESATATVAGLGDGQVAVIENLRFNAGETSKDDAERGAFADQLAALADLYVGDGFGAVHRKHASVFDLPARLPHYAGHLIATEVGVLKKLTEDVQRPYAVVLGGSKVSDKLGVIDHLLEKADRILVGGGMVFTFLKAQGHEVGSSLLQEDQIPVVQEYLKRAEASGVEFVLPVDVVVAPAFPDMKTKAPTNPETVAADAMPAGQMGLDIGPATSELYASKLADAATVFWNGPMGVFEHPDYAEGTRAVAQALVDSPAFTVVGGGDSAAAVRTLGFDENAFGHISTGGGASLEYLEGKTLPGLAALEG; encoded by the coding sequence ATGAAGACGATCGACGAGCTTCTCGAAGAGGGCGTCGAAGGAAAGCGCGTGTTCGTCCGCGCCGACCTCAACGTGCCGCTCGACGGCACCACCATCACCGACGACGGCCGCATCCGCGCCGTCGTCCCCACGGTCAAGGCGCTCGCCGACGCCGGCGCCCGCGTCGTGGTCGCCTCGCACCTGGGCCGCCCCAAGGGCGCCCCGGACCCGGCCTTCTCGCTCGCGCCGGCCGCCGCCCGCCTCGGCGAGCTGCTCGGTGCCGAGGTGGCCTTCGCGACCGACACGGTCGGCGAGTCCGCCACCGCCACGGTCGCCGGTCTCGGCGACGGCCAGGTGGCCGTCATCGAGAACCTCCGCTTCAACGCCGGCGAGACCTCGAAGGACGACGCCGAGCGCGGCGCCTTCGCCGACCAGCTCGCCGCCCTCGCCGACCTGTACGTCGGCGACGGCTTCGGCGCCGTGCACCGCAAGCACGCCTCGGTCTTCGACCTCCCGGCCCGGCTGCCGCACTACGCCGGCCACCTCATCGCCACCGAGGTCGGCGTCCTGAAGAAGCTCACCGAGGACGTCCAGCGGCCGTACGCCGTGGTGCTCGGCGGCTCCAAGGTCTCCGACAAGCTCGGCGTGATCGACCACCTCCTGGAGAAGGCCGACCGCATCCTCGTCGGCGGCGGCATGGTCTTCACCTTCCTCAAGGCCCAGGGCCACGAGGTCGGCAGCTCGCTGCTCCAGGAGGACCAGATCCCGGTGGTCCAGGAGTACCTGAAGCGGGCCGAGGCGTCCGGCGTGGAGTTCGTGCTCCCCGTCGACGTCGTGGTCGCGCCCGCGTTCCCCGACATGAAGACCAAGGCCCCGACCAACCCGGAGACGGTCGCCGCGGACGCCATGCCGGCCGGCCAGATGGGCCTGGACATCGGCCCCGCGACCTCCGAGCTCTACGCCTCGAAGCTCGCCGACGCCGCCACCGTCTTCTGGAACGGGCCGATGGGCGTCTTCGAACACCCCGACTACGCCGAGGGCACCAGGGCCGTCGCCCAGGCGCTCGTCGACTCCCCGGCCTTCACGGTCGTCGGCGGTGGCGACTCCGCCGCGGCCGTCCGCACCCTGGGCTTCGACGAGAACGCATTCGGCCACATCTCGACCGGTGGCGGCGCCTCCCTCGAATACCTCGAGGGCAAGACGCTCCCCGGCCTCGCCGCACTGGAGGGCTGA
- the gap gene encoding type I glyceraldehyde-3-phosphate dehydrogenase produces the protein MTIRVGINGFGRIGRNYFRALLEQGADIEIVAVNDLGDTATTAHLLKYDTILGRLKAEVTHTADTITVDGHTIKVLSERDPADIPWGDLGVDIVIESTGIFTKKADAAKHLAGGAKKVLISAPATDEDITIVMGVNQDKYDPARHDVISNASCTTNCVAPMAKVLDENFGIVKGLMTTVHAYTNDQRILDFPHKDLRRARAAAENIIPTTTGAAKATALVLPQLKGKLDGIAMRVPVPTGSATDLVVTLDREVTKDEVNAAFKKAAEDGDLKGILFYTEDPIVSSDIVSDPASCTFDASLTMVQDGKTVKILGWYDNEWGYSNRLVDLTVFVGGQL, from the coding sequence GTGACGATCCGCGTAGGCATCAACGGCTTTGGCCGCATCGGCCGGAACTATTTCCGAGCGCTCCTTGAGCAGGGTGCCGACATCGAGATCGTGGCTGTCAATGACCTGGGTGACACCGCGACCACCGCACACCTGCTGAAGTACGACACCATCCTGGGCCGCCTCAAGGCCGAGGTGACCCACACCGCCGACACCATCACCGTCGACGGCCACACCATCAAGGTGCTGTCCGAGCGCGACCCGGCCGACATCCCCTGGGGCGACCTGGGCGTCGACATCGTCATCGAGTCGACCGGCATCTTCACCAAGAAGGCCGACGCCGCGAAGCACCTCGCCGGCGGCGCCAAGAAGGTCCTCATCTCGGCCCCGGCCACCGACGAGGACATCACCATCGTGATGGGCGTCAACCAGGACAAGTACGACCCGGCGCGGCACGACGTCATCTCGAACGCGTCCTGCACCACCAACTGCGTCGCGCCGATGGCCAAGGTCCTCGACGAGAACTTCGGCATCGTCAAGGGCCTGATGACCACGGTCCACGCGTACACCAACGACCAGCGCATCCTGGACTTCCCGCACAAGGACCTGCGCCGCGCCCGCGCCGCCGCGGAGAACATCATCCCGACCACGACCGGTGCCGCCAAGGCCACCGCCCTGGTCCTCCCGCAGCTCAAGGGCAAGCTCGACGGCATCGCCATGCGCGTCCCGGTCCCGACCGGCTCCGCCACCGACCTGGTCGTCACCCTCGACCGCGAGGTCACCAAGGACGAGGTCAACGCCGCGTTCAAGAAGGCCGCCGAGGACGGCGACCTCAAGGGGATCCTGTTCTACACCGAGGACCCGATCGTCTCCTCGGACATCGTCAGCGACCCGGCGTCCTGCACCTTCGACGCCTCCCTGACAATGGTCCAGGACGGAAAGACGGTCAAGATCCTCGGTTGGTACGACAACGAGTGGGGCTACTCCAACCGTCTCGTCGACCTCACCGTCTTCGTCGGCGGCCAGCTCTAA
- a CDS encoding M14 family metallopeptidase, with the protein MRRRARSILAAASLLIAGVAAAPVAGAQPNDRDGGDALSVWRAEVTQAQIPLLLDAGADAHELTEQVPAKGSATVELFLTGRQAGKLRGQGIEIAEHSLTAQAEKRVAAAGDGVFRPYGGPNGLKQEILDTARANPGLTKVVSIGKTLKGQDILALKLTKGARKTEDGSKPATLYLSNQHAREWITPEMTRRLMHHYLDNYGKDERITRIVDSTELWFVLSANPDGYDFTHADPANRQWRKNLRDNDGDGKIGPGDGVDLNRNFAYKWGYDNEGSSPDPADETFRGKGPMSEPETKALDAFEKRIGFAYGVNYHSAAQLLLYGVGWQVATDTPDDVALKALAGTPQKSAVPGYRPQVSSELYITNGEADGHAANVNGMQMFTPEMSTCATASRVDPNDAWNPADCASVFTFPDDEKLIQAEFAKNIPFALAVAETAAHPDRPVSPVGIDAPDLTPKTFTTSYARGAEQEVAVTARKSLRGKTLKYRINGGRTHSEELEAWEGGETFGGKDNLYFDEYRAEVEGARPGDSVEVWFTARTREGRATASAPFTYKVAERPRGDVLVLADEGGTAAAQHTAAYVKALADNKRGAAVWDVATQGAPDALGVLSHFRTVVWYTGAERPSGAAQLAVRAYLNEGGKLINAGEKSGGLTEIGRAESNDFAQYYLGAYHRAGLKNPPAFAGTGAFAGVGATLGAAADNPLDNAGAYTVTSDTLKPEQFPQFASSASAGDYPGIRTPFEPAEGSTFAAVKHADDTWARLARTVDLTGVVAGSKPRLDFQVSYDTEPGYDNLVVEAHTVGQDDWTTLPDVNGGTSTTPPADCGEGFYVRGHPFLAHYLTVGEDGCAPTGTTGVWNAFTGPSNGWRQASVDLSAWAGKKVELAISYVSDPGTGEMGAFVDDTRLVTGTTTEAEGFETSLGAWSTPGAPAGSPGNASDWTRSAALFHSQAAVTTRDTVLLGYGLEHVPGTAERARLIGRALGALRR; encoded by the coding sequence ATGAGACGCAGAGCGAGATCGATCCTCGCCGCGGCTTCACTGCTGATCGCCGGAGTGGCGGCGGCACCCGTCGCCGGAGCGCAGCCGAACGACCGGGACGGCGGAGACGCCCTCTCCGTCTGGCGCGCCGAGGTCACCCAGGCGCAGATCCCGCTGCTCCTCGACGCCGGCGCCGACGCCCATGAACTCACCGAGCAGGTCCCGGCGAAGGGCTCCGCGACGGTCGAGCTCTTCCTCACCGGCCGTCAGGCCGGGAAGCTGCGCGGCCAGGGCATCGAGATCGCCGAGCACAGCCTCACCGCCCAGGCCGAGAAGCGGGTCGCCGCGGCGGGCGACGGCGTCTTCCGCCCGTACGGCGGCCCGAACGGCCTCAAGCAGGAGATCCTCGACACCGCACGGGCCAATCCCGGGCTCACCAAGGTCGTCTCCATCGGCAAGACCCTCAAGGGGCAGGACATCCTCGCCCTCAAGCTGACCAAGGGCGCGAGGAAGACCGAGGACGGCTCGAAGCCCGCCACGCTGTACCTGTCCAACCAGCACGCGCGCGAGTGGATCACCCCCGAGATGACCCGGCGGCTGATGCACCACTACCTCGACAACTACGGCAAGGACGAGCGGATCACCCGCATCGTCGACTCCACCGAGCTGTGGTTCGTCCTCTCCGCCAACCCGGACGGCTACGACTTCACGCACGCCGACCCCGCCAACCGGCAGTGGCGCAAGAACCTCCGCGACAACGACGGCGACGGGAAGATCGGCCCCGGCGACGGCGTCGACCTCAACCGCAACTTCGCCTACAAGTGGGGCTACGACAACGAGGGCTCGTCCCCCGACCCGGCCGACGAGACCTTCCGCGGCAAGGGCCCCATGTCGGAGCCCGAGACGAAGGCCCTCGACGCCTTCGAGAAGCGCATCGGCTTCGCGTACGGCGTCAACTACCACTCGGCCGCCCAGCTCCTCCTTTACGGTGTCGGCTGGCAGGTCGCCACCGACACCCCCGACGACGTGGCCCTCAAGGCCCTCGCCGGCACCCCGCAGAAGTCCGCCGTGCCCGGCTACCGGCCACAGGTCTCCTCCGAGCTGTACATCACCAACGGCGAGGCGGACGGACACGCCGCCAACGTCAACGGGATGCAGATGTTCACCCCGGAGATGTCGACCTGCGCCACCGCCTCCCGCGTCGACCCGAACGACGCCTGGAACCCGGCCGACTGCGCCTCCGTCTTCACCTTCCCGGACGACGAGAAGCTGATCCAGGCCGAGTTCGCCAAGAACATCCCCTTCGCGCTCGCCGTCGCCGAGACCGCCGCCCACCCGGACCGGCCCGTCTCCCCGGTCGGCATCGACGCCCCCGACCTCACCCCGAAGACCTTCACCACCTCCTACGCCCGCGGTGCGGAGCAGGAGGTCGCCGTCACCGCCCGCAAGTCGCTGCGCGGCAAGACCCTGAAGTACCGGATCAACGGCGGTCGCACCCACAGCGAGGAGCTGGAGGCCTGGGAGGGCGGCGAGACCTTCGGCGGCAAGGACAACCTCTACTTCGACGAGTACCGCGCCGAGGTCGAGGGAGCCCGCCCCGGCGACTCCGTCGAGGTCTGGTTCACCGCCCGCACCCGTGAGGGCCGGGCCACCGCCTCCGCCCCCTTCACGTACAAGGTGGCCGAGCGCCCCCGCGGCGACGTGCTCGTCCTCGCCGACGAGGGCGGCACCGCCGCCGCGCAGCACACCGCCGCCTACGTGAAGGCGCTCGCCGACAACAAGCGCGGGGCCGCCGTCTGGGACGTCGCCACCCAGGGCGCCCCGGACGCCCTCGGCGTGCTCTCCCACTTCCGCACCGTCGTCTGGTACACCGGCGCCGAGCGCCCCTCCGGCGCCGCCCAGCTCGCCGTCCGCGCCTACCTCAACGAGGGCGGCAAGCTGATCAACGCCGGTGAGAAGTCCGGCGGGCTCACCGAGATCGGCAGGGCCGAGTCCAACGACTTCGCCCAGTACTACCTCGGCGCCTACCACCGCGCGGGCCTCAAGAACCCGCCCGCCTTCGCCGGCACGGGCGCCTTCGCGGGCGTCGGCGCCACGCTCGGCGCCGCCGCCGACAACCCGCTGGACAACGCGGGCGCGTACACCGTCACCTCGGACACCCTGAAGCCGGAGCAGTTCCCGCAGTTCGCGAGCAGCGCCTCCGCCGGTGACTACCCGGGCATCCGGACCCCCTTCGAGCCCGCCGAGGGCTCGACCTTCGCGGCCGTCAAGCACGCCGACGACACCTGGGCCCGGCTCGCCAGGACCGTCGACCTCACCGGCGTCGTCGCCGGGTCGAAGCCGCGCCTGGACTTCCAGGTCAGCTACGACACCGAGCCCGGCTACGACAACCTCGTCGTCGAGGCCCACACCGTCGGCCAGGACGACTGGACGACCCTGCCGGACGTCAACGGCGGCACCTCCACCACGCCCCCGGCCGACTGCGGCGAGGGCTTCTACGTCCGCGGCCACCCCTTCCTCGCCCACTACCTCACCGTCGGAGAGGACGGCTGCGCGCCCACCGGCACCACCGGCGTCTGGAACGCCTTCACCGGCCCCTCCAACGGCTGGCGGCAGGCCTCCGTCGACCTGAGCGCCTGGGCCGGCAAGAAGGTCGAGCTCGCGATCTCGTACGTCTCCGACCCCGGTACGGGCGAGATGGGCGCCTTCGTCGACGACACCCGGCTCGTCACCGGGACCACCACCGAGGCGGAGGGCTTCGAGACCTCCCTCGGCGCCTGGTCCACCCCCGGCGCCCCGGCCGGCAGCCCCGGCAACGCCTCCGACTGGACGCGCTCCGCGGCGCTCTTCCACTCCCAGGCCGCCGTCACCACCCGTGACACCGTCCTCCTCGGCTACGGCCTGGAGCACGTGCCCGGCACGGCGGAGCGCGCACGGCTCATCGGCCGCGCCCTCGGGGCGCTCCGACGCTGA
- the whiA gene encoding DNA-binding protein WhiA: MAMTAAVKDEISRLPVTRTCCRKAEVSSILRFAGGLHLVSGRIVIEAELDTAMAARRLKRDILEIFGHSSELIVMAPGGLRRGSRFVVRVVAGGDQLARQTGLVDGRGRPIRGLPPQVVSGATCDAEAAWRGAFLAHGSLTEPGRSSSLEVTCPGPEAALALVGAARRLSIAAKAREVRGVDRVVVRDGDAIGALLTRLGAHESVLAWEERRMRREVRATANRLANFDDANLRRSARAAVAAGARVQRALEILGEEVPEHLAAAGRLRMEHKQASLEELGALADPPLTKDAVAGRIRRLLAMADKRAQDLGIPGTESNLTEELDDSLVG; this comes from the coding sequence ATGGCGATGACGGCAGCGGTGAAGGACGAGATCTCCCGGCTTCCCGTCACCCGGACCTGCTGCAGGAAGGCAGAGGTCTCGTCGATCCTGCGGTTCGCGGGCGGGCTGCACCTGGTGAGCGGCCGCATCGTGATCGAGGCGGAGCTCGACACCGCGATGGCGGCCCGCCGCCTCAAGCGGGACATCCTGGAGATCTTCGGGCACAGCTCGGAGCTGATCGTGATGGCCCCCGGCGGGTTGCGGCGCGGCTCGCGCTTCGTGGTGCGGGTGGTGGCGGGCGGCGACCAGCTGGCCCGGCAGACGGGTCTCGTGGACGGCCGCGGCCGCCCCATCCGGGGCCTCCCCCCGCAGGTGGTCTCCGGTGCGACCTGTGACGCCGAGGCGGCCTGGCGCGGCGCGTTCCTCGCGCACGGCTCGCTGACCGAGCCCGGCCGCTCCTCCTCCCTGGAGGTGACCTGCCCGGGTCCTGAGGCCGCCCTCGCCCTGGTCGGCGCGGCCCGCCGGCTCTCCATCGCGGCGAAGGCCCGCGAGGTACGGGGAGTGGACCGGGTCGTCGTCCGCGACGGCGACGCGATCGGCGCCCTCCTCACCCGGCTCGGCGCGCACGAGTCGGTGCTGGCCTGGGAGGAGCGGCGGATGCGGCGCGAGGTCCGCGCCACCGCCAACCGCCTGGCCAACTTCGACGACGCCAACCTGCGCCGTTCGGCCCGCGCCGCGGTCGCCGCCGGGGCCCGGGTGCAGCGCGCCCTGGAGATCCTCGGCGAGGAGGTGCCCGAGCACCTCGCCGCCGCCGGCCGGCTCCGCATGGAGCACAAGCAGGCCTCCCTGGAGGAGCTGGGCGCGCTCGCCGACCCGCCGCTGACCAAGGACGCGGTGGCCGGCCGGATCCGCCGGCTCCTCGCGATGGCCGACAAGCGGGCGCAGGACCTGGGCATCCCCGGGACCGAGTCCAACCTGACGGAGGAGCTGGACGACAGCCTCGTCGGCTGA
- a CDS encoding gluconeogenesis factor YvcK family protein, with protein sequence MKPYRRRTSTLAVRRTLRRRGTQPKVVALGGGMGLSASLAALRRITGDLTAVVTVADDGGSSGRLREELGVLPPGDLRKALAALCGDDDWGQTWARVIQHRFQSKGEINGHAVGNLLIVALWEQLGDPVQALDLVGRLLGAQGRVLPMSAVPLELQALVRGHDPERPDEVDTVCGQATVALTPGEVQSVHLVPHDPPAVPEAVAAVLDADWVVLGPGSWFSSVIPHLLVPELLDALAETKARKVLSLNLAPQPGETEGFSPQRHLEVLGRHAPKLALDVVLADEAAVPDVSAREPLADAAKRLGAAVELAPVARPDGSAKHDPELLAAAYDRIFRMHGRIGPWR encoded by the coding sequence GTGAAGCCGTACCGTCGGCGTACCTCCACCCTCGCGGTGCGGCGTACGCTCCGCAGGCGCGGCACCCAGCCCAAGGTGGTCGCCCTCGGCGGCGGCATGGGCCTGTCGGCCTCCCTCGCCGCGCTCCGCCGGATCACCGGCGACCTCACCGCCGTCGTCACCGTCGCCGACGACGGGGGCTCCAGCGGCCGGCTCCGGGAGGAGCTCGGCGTGCTGCCCCCGGGCGACCTGCGCAAGGCGCTCGCCGCGCTCTGCGGCGACGACGACTGGGGCCAGACCTGGGCCCGGGTGATCCAGCACCGCTTCCAGTCCAAGGGCGAGATCAACGGCCACGCCGTCGGCAACCTGCTGATCGTCGCCCTCTGGGAGCAGCTCGGCGACCCCGTCCAGGCCCTCGACCTGGTCGGCCGGCTGCTCGGCGCCCAGGGCCGGGTGCTGCCCATGTCCGCCGTGCCCCTGGAGCTCCAGGCCCTGGTCAGGGGCCACGACCCGGAGCGCCCGGACGAGGTGGACACCGTGTGCGGCCAGGCGACCGTGGCGCTCACCCCCGGCGAGGTGCAGTCCGTGCACCTCGTGCCGCACGACCCGCCGGCCGTGCCCGAGGCGGTCGCCGCGGTCCTCGACGCGGACTGGGTGGTGCTCGGTCCCGGCTCCTGGTTCTCCTCGGTGATCCCGCACCTCCTGGTCCCCGAACTCCTCGACGCCCTGGCCGAGACGAAGGCCCGGAAGGTGCTCTCGCTGAACCTCGCGCCGCAGCCCGGAGAAACCGAGGGCTTCTCCCCGCAACGTCATTTGGAGGTTTTGGGACGACACGCCCCTAAACTCGCCCTGGACGTGGTGCTGGCCGACGAGGCCGCCGTGCCCGACGTGTCAGCCAGAGAGCCCCTCGCCGACGCCGCCAAGCGGCTCGGTGCAGCGGTCGAGCTGGCGCCGGTGGCCCGGCCCGACGGCTCCGCGAAGCATGACCCGGAGCTGTTGGCCGCCGCGTACGACCGTATTTTTCGGATGCATGGAAGGATCGGCCCATGGCGATGA
- the rapZ gene encoding RNase adapter RapZ yields the protein MSERHTHHEHDREDGAGHVSTGTKETPGDNGAEAAIPELVIISGMSGAGRSTAAKCLEDLGWFVVDNLPPALIPTMVELGARSQGNVARIAVVVDVRGRQFFDNLRESLADLDAKQVTRRIVFLESSDEALVRRFESVRRPHPLQGDGRITDGIAAERDLLRELRGDADLVIDTSSLNVHELRAKMDAQFAGDEEPELRATVMSFGFKYGLPVDADLVVDMRFLPNPHWVPELRPFTGLNEEVSNYVYNQPGAKEFLDRYTELLQLIAAGYRREGKRYVTIAVGCTGGKHRSVATAERLAARLAAEGVETVVVHRDMGRE from the coding sequence ATGAGCGAGCGCCACACGCACCACGAGCACGACCGAGAAGACGGAGCAGGACACGTGAGTACGGGCACGAAGGAGACCCCCGGCGACAACGGCGCCGAGGCGGCCATTCCCGAGCTGGTGATCATCTCCGGCATGTCCGGAGCCGGCCGGTCCACCGCGGCGAAGTGTCTGGAGGACCTCGGCTGGTTCGTCGTGGACAACCTGCCGCCCGCGCTGATCCCCACCATGGTGGAGCTCGGCGCCCGCTCCCAGGGCAACGTCGCCCGGATCGCCGTCGTCGTGGACGTCCGCGGCCGGCAGTTCTTCGACAACCTCAGGGAGTCCCTCGCCGACCTGGACGCCAAGCAGGTCACCCGCCGCATCGTCTTCCTGGAGTCCTCCGACGAGGCCCTCGTCCGGCGCTTCGAGTCGGTCCGCAGGCCGCACCCGCTCCAGGGCGACGGCCGCATCACCGACGGCATCGCCGCCGAGCGCGACCTGCTGCGCGAGCTGCGCGGCGACGCCGACCTGGTGATCGACACCTCCAGCCTCAACGTCCACGAGCTGCGCGCCAAGATGGACGCCCAGTTCGCCGGCGACGAGGAGCCCGAGCTCCGGGCCACCGTGATGTCCTTCGGCTTCAAGTACGGCCTGCCGGTCGACGCCGACCTCGTCGTCGACATGCGCTTCCTGCCGAACCCGCACTGGGTCCCCGAGCTGCGCCCCTTCACCGGCCTCAACGAGGAGGTGTCGAACTACGTCTACAACCAGCCCGGCGCCAAGGAGTTCCTCGACCGCTACACCGAGCTGCTCCAGCTGATCGCCGCGGGCTACCGCCGCGAGGGCAAGCGGTACGTGACCATCGCCGTGGGCTGCACGGGCGGCAAGCACCGCTCCGTCGCCACCGCCGAGCGCCTCGCCGCCCGCCTCGCCGCCGAAGGGGTCGAGACCGTCGTCGTCCACCGGGACATGGGGCGCGAGTGA
- the uvrC gene encoding excinuclease ABC subunit UvrC gives MADPSSYRPKPGQIPDSPGVYKFRDEHRRVIYVGKAKSLRQRLANYFQPLTSLHPRTATMVTTAASVEWTVVSTEVEALQLEYSWIKEFDPRFNVKYRDDKSYPYLAVTMNEEFPRVQVMRGHKKKGVRYFGPYTHAWAIRETVDLMLRVFPVRTCSAGVFRNAASAGRPCLLGYIGKCSAPCVGRVTPEEHRELAEDFSDFMAGRTGTYIRRLEKQMMVAAEDMEYEKAARLRDDIEALRKAMEKSAVVLADATDADLIALAEDELEAAVQIFHVRGGRVRGQRGWVTDKVEAVDTAGLVEHALQQLYGEESGEAVPKEVLVPALPEDAEAVTAWLSGRRGSLVSLRIPQRGDKKDLMETVARNAQQALVLHKTKRASDLTTRSRALEEIAEALDLDSAPLRIECFDISHLQGEDVVASMVVFEDGLPRKSEYRRFQIKGFEGQDDVRSMHEVISRRFKRYLAERDRTGEWDALAESEVGGEVPADGAQDDGRPKRFAYPPQLVVVDGGQPQVAAARRALDELGIDDVAVCGLAKRLEEVWLPGDDDPVVLPRSSEGLYLLQRVRDTAHDFAIRYQRSKRTKRLRTSPLDAVPGLGESRKQALIKHFGSVKRLKQATIEQICEVPGFGRKTAEAVAVALAQAAPAAPAVNTATGEIMEDDGGTTA, from the coding sequence ATGGCAGACCCCTCCAGCTACCGCCCCAAGCCGGGTCAGATCCCCGACTCCCCGGGGGTCTACAAGTTCCGCGACGAGCACCGCCGGGTGATCTACGTGGGGAAGGCGAAGTCCCTGCGCCAGCGGCTGGCGAACTACTTCCAGCCGCTCACGAGCCTGCACCCGCGCACGGCCACCATGGTGACGACGGCCGCCTCCGTGGAGTGGACCGTGGTGTCCACCGAGGTCGAGGCGCTGCAGCTGGAGTACTCCTGGATCAAGGAGTTCGATCCCCGGTTCAACGTGAAGTACCGGGACGACAAGAGTTATCCGTACCTCGCCGTCACCATGAACGAGGAGTTTCCGCGCGTCCAGGTCATGCGCGGGCACAAGAAGAAGGGCGTGCGTTATTTCGGGCCGTACACGCACGCGTGGGCGATCCGCGAGACCGTCGACCTGATGCTGCGGGTGTTCCCCGTGCGGACGTGCTCGGCGGGCGTGTTCCGCAACGCCGCCTCCGCCGGACGGCCCTGCCTCCTCGGCTACATCGGCAAGTGCTCGGCGCCCTGCGTCGGCCGGGTCACGCCCGAGGAGCACCGCGAACTGGCCGAGGACTTCAGCGACTTCATGGCCGGCCGCACCGGTACGTACATCCGTCGGCTCGAGAAGCAGATGATGGTCGCGGCCGAGGACATGGAGTACGAGAAGGCCGCCCGGCTCCGCGACGACATAGAGGCCCTGCGCAAGGCCATGGAGAAGAGCGCGGTGGTCCTCGCCGACGCCACCGACGCCGACCTGATCGCCCTCGCCGAGGACGAGCTGGAGGCCGCCGTCCAGATCTTCCACGTGCGCGGCGGACGCGTCCGGGGCCAGCGCGGCTGGGTCACGGACAAGGTCGAGGCCGTCGACACGGCGGGGCTCGTCGAGCACGCGCTCCAGCAGCTGTACGGCGAGGAGAGCGGCGAGGCCGTCCCCAAGGAGGTTCTCGTCCCCGCGCTGCCGGAGGACGCCGAGGCCGTCACCGCCTGGTTGTCCGGCCGCCGCGGCTCCCTCGTCTCGCTGCGGATCCCGCAGCGCGGCGACAAGAAGGACCTGATGGAGACCGTCGCGCGCAACGCCCAGCAGGCGCTCGTGCTGCACAAGACCAAGCGCGCCAGCGATCTGACCACCCGCTCCCGGGCCCTGGAGGAGATCGCCGAGGCCCTGGACCTGGACTCGGCGCCGCTGCGGATCGAGTGCTTCGACATCTCGCACCTCCAGGGCGAGGACGTCGTCGCCTCGATGGTCGTCTTCGAGGACGGGCTGCCCCGCAAGAGCGAGTACCGCCGCTTCCAGATCAAGGGCTTCGAGGGGCAGGACGACGTCCGGTCCATGCACGAGGTGATCAGCCGGCGCTTCAAGCGCTACCTCGCCGAGAGGGACCGTACGGGGGAGTGGGACGCCCTCGCCGAGAGCGAGGTCGGCGGCGAGGTCCCCGCCGACGGCGCCCAGGACGACGGGCGGCCCAAGCGCTTCGCGTACCCGCCGCAGCTCGTCGTCGTCGACGGCGGGCAGCCGCAGGTCGCCGCGGCCCGCCGCGCCCTCGACGAGCTCGGCATCGACGACGTCGCCGTCTGCGGGCTCGCCAAGCGCCTGGAGGAGGTCTGGCTGCCCGGCGACGACGACCCGGTGGTGCTGCCCCGCTCCAGCGAAGGGCTCTACCTCCTCCAGCGGGTACGTGACACGGCTCACGACTTCGCCATCCGCTACCAGCGGTCCAAGCGGACCAAACGCCTCCGGACCAGCCCGCTCGACGCCGTCCCCGGCCTCGGAGAGTCGCGCAAACAGGCCTTGATCAAGCATTTCGGCTCGGTGAAGCGGCTGAAGCAGGCGACAATCGAGCAGATCTGTGAGGTCCCCGGCTTCGGCCGGAAGACCGCGGAGGCGGTCGCCGTGGCCCTGGCCCAGGCGGCCCCCGCCGCACCCGCCGTGAACACGGCCACAGGAGAGATCATGGAAGACGACGGGGGCACCACCGCATGA